The DNA sequence CCATAAACCTAGCGATTATTATTGGTCGCTAGGTTTTTTATCGAAGATATGGAAAGTATCTGATATTCAAGGAAATTTTGCAAAAAATCTCTGCAAAATAACAAAACTTATTCGATGTTTTTTCTTTGACGTGAAAGTGCTGAAAGATGCAATACCACAATGTTTGATGGTATTGGAGTTAAAACGCTTTAAAGCGTCAATATCGACACAAAAGTGCCGAATAATTTTTTTGAGCTGATATGTGCTTAATTGACTCTTGCGTTTCGTTTTGCAAGTTTAATAGACTGTTTTCCAATCCAATCGCTTATTTTAAAAGCAATAGGCGCTTAAGCATTGCGGTGCGCGGCAAGATAGGCGACGGCTTTTAGCGCTTCTTTGTAGTCGTTATCCGGAAAAATGTTTAGGCAATCGCCAGCGGATTGCGCCATTTCTTCGGCTTTAATGCGGCTATATTCCAACGCATCGGTTTTATGTAACAGCGCGATAACTTCGTCTATCGCTTCGCGCTCGCCGGCTTCGATAATGGCACGCAGGCGCGCGCGCTCAGGCGGGCTTAATTGTTGCTGAGCGCGGATGAGCGGCATGGTGGGTTTGCCCTCGGCTAAATCGTCGCCTAGCGATTTGCCGATGATTTGCGCATCGCCCATATAGTCTAAGACGTCGTCCATCATTTGAAATGCCATGCCTAGGCGTCGTCCGTATTCCGCTAAGGCATGAATGTTTTCCGCTTTCTGTTCGGCTAGTTGCGCGGCGATTTTACAGGCGGCGGAGAATAAGACGGCAGTTTTCAGCTCTATCACGCGGTAATAGCGGGCTTCGTCGACGTCAGGATCGTGCATATTGGAAAGTTGCATCACTTCTCCTGCAGCGATGAGATTGGTGGCTTGCGCCATGGTTTCGATAACGGCGGTATTGTGCGTGCGCACCATTAATTGGAAGGCGCGCGTATAAAGAAAATCACCGACCAAGACACTGGCGGCATTAGAAAAAGCGATATTGGCGGTGGGCTGCCCGCGTCGCATGTCGGATTCATCGACCACATCGTCATGCAGCAGGGTGGCATTGTGTATAAATTCGATAAAAGCGGCGGCGGTAAT is a window from the Suttonella indologenes genome containing:
- a CDS encoding polyprenyl synthetase family protein, encoding MKYASLLEIQALVQPQMQATETLMQKEMTSEVQLANLVMQYALGNGGKRFRPLLTLLSAGLCNYAAGHEITAAAFIEFIHNATLLHDDVVDESDMRRGQPTANIAFSNAASVLVGDFLYTRAFQLMVRTHNTAVIETMAQATNLIAAGEVMQLSNMHDPDVDEARYYRVIELKTAVLFSAACKIAAQLAEQKAENIHALAEYGRRLGMAFQMMDDVLDYMGDAQIIGKSLGDDLAEGKPTMPLIRAQQQLSPPERARLRAIIEAGEREAIDEVIALLHKTDALEYSRIKAEEMAQSAGDCLNIFPDNDYKEALKAVAYLAAHRNA